A single Natrinema pellirubrum DSM 15624 DNA region contains:
- the acs gene encoding acetate--CoA ligase, translating into MVDRNGWDRDGTAPTGTTHDPPASFVEQANVSDPGIYEAFEADWPSCWTRAADLLSWDEPYDTVLEDADAPFYRWFPDGRLNAAYNCLDRHLESGRKNHAAIRWEGKQGERRTYTYRDLYVEVNEFAAALRDLGVEEDDVVTIYLPMIPELPIAMLACARIGAPHSVVFAGLSADALATRMDAADSEFLVTCDGYYRRGDAFNQKSKADNARLALEQDVRTVVVDRLGDDLPHVLGDDEYDYHELRDAFAGATVEPVSRDAEDMLFLMYTSGTTGEPKGVVHSTGGYLAHVAWTSHAVLDVKPADTYWCAADIGWITGHSYIVYGPLALGTTTVMYEGTPDYPDRDRLWEIVDRNAVDVFYTAPTAIRAFMKWGEEYPTEHDLSSLRLLGSVGEPISPRPWNWYRDHVGGGDCPVVDTWWQTETGAVTISTLPGVDEMKPGSAGPPLPGIDANVVDEAGNPVEPGRTGYLTIDRPWPGMAQTLYDNDERFVTEYWQRFSDPAADDWRYFSGDTARIDEDGYITVLGRVDDVINVSGHRLGTMEVESAITDVDGVAEAAVVGRSSPAGDTEIYAYVSTESGREPGDRIRAAIRENVAAAIGPIATPTELVFTPELPKTRSGKIMRRLLEDVANGESLGDTSALRNPEIVGEIQAEVGDEGPDGGRDR; encoded by the coding sequence ATGGTCGATCGGAACGGGTGGGACCGGGACGGCACCGCGCCGACCGGGACTACCCATGACCCGCCGGCGTCGTTCGTCGAGCAGGCGAACGTCTCCGATCCGGGGATCTACGAGGCGTTCGAGGCCGACTGGCCGTCCTGCTGGACGCGCGCGGCGGACCTGCTCTCGTGGGACGAGCCCTACGACACCGTCCTCGAGGACGCGGACGCCCCCTTCTATCGGTGGTTCCCCGACGGACGACTCAACGCCGCGTACAACTGTCTGGATCGACACCTCGAGTCGGGGCGCAAGAACCACGCCGCGATCCGCTGGGAGGGCAAACAGGGCGAGCGCCGCACCTACACCTACCGCGACCTCTACGTCGAGGTCAACGAGTTCGCGGCGGCGCTGCGCGATCTCGGCGTCGAAGAGGACGACGTCGTGACGATCTATCTGCCGATGATCCCCGAGTTGCCGATCGCGATGCTGGCGTGTGCCCGCATCGGCGCACCGCACAGCGTCGTCTTCGCGGGACTCTCCGCGGACGCCTTGGCGACGCGGATGGACGCCGCCGACAGCGAGTTCCTCGTGACCTGTGACGGCTACTACCGCCGGGGCGACGCGTTCAACCAGAAGAGCAAGGCCGACAACGCACGGCTCGCGCTCGAGCAGGACGTGCGGACGGTCGTCGTCGACCGACTCGGTGACGACCTGCCCCATGTCCTCGGCGACGACGAGTACGACTATCACGAGCTTCGGGACGCGTTCGCCGGCGCGACCGTCGAGCCGGTCTCGCGGGACGCCGAGGACATGCTGTTTCTGATGTACACGTCGGGGACGACCGGCGAGCCGAAGGGCGTCGTCCACTCGACGGGCGGCTATCTCGCCCACGTCGCCTGGACGAGCCACGCCGTCCTCGACGTCAAGCCCGCGGACACCTACTGGTGTGCGGCCGATATCGGCTGGATCACGGGCCACTCCTACATCGTCTACGGCCCGCTGGCGCTGGGAACGACGACGGTGATGTACGAAGGGACCCCCGACTATCCCGACCGGGACCGCCTCTGGGAAATCGTCGACCGCAACGCCGTCGACGTCTTCTACACCGCGCCGACGGCGATCCGGGCGTTCATGAAGTGGGGCGAGGAGTACCCCACCGAACACGACCTCTCCTCGCTGCGGCTACTGGGCTCCGTCGGCGAGCCGATCAGCCCCCGGCCGTGGAACTGGTACCGCGACCACGTCGGGGGCGGCGACTGCCCAGTCGTCGACACCTGGTGGCAGACCGAGACCGGCGCGGTGACGATCTCGACGCTGCCCGGCGTCGACGAGATGAAGCCCGGCTCCGCGGGGCCGCCCCTGCCCGGCATCGACGCGAACGTCGTCGACGAGGCCGGCAATCCCGTCGAACCCGGCCGGACCGGCTATCTCACCATCGACCGGCCGTGGCCGGGGATGGCACAGACGCTGTACGACAACGACGAGCGGTTCGTCACCGAGTACTGGCAGCGCTTTTCCGACCCCGCGGCCGACGACTGGCGCTACTTCAGCGGCGACACCGCCCGGATCGACGAGGACGGCTACATCACCGTCCTCGGCCGGGTCGACGACGTGATCAACGTCTCCGGTCACCGGCTGGGCACCATGGAGGTCGAGAGCGCGATCACCGACGTCGACGGCGTCGCCGAGGCCGCCGTCGTCGGCCGCTCGAGCCCGGCCGGCGACACCGAGATCTACGCCTACGTCAGCACCGAGAGCGGCCGCGAACCCGGCGATCGGATCCGGGCGGCGATCCGCGAGAACGTCGCGGCGGCGATCGGGCCGATCGCGACGCCGACCGAACTCGTCTTCACGCCGGAACTGCCCAAGACCCGCTCGGGCAAGATCATGCGCCGACTGCTCGAGGACGTCGCTAACGGGGAGTCGCTGGGCGATACGAGCGCCCTACGCAACCCAGAGATCGTCGGCGAGATCCAGGCCGAGGTCGGCGACGAGGGGCCGGACGGCGGCCGCGACCGGTAG